The proteins below come from a single Microbulbifer sp. Q7 genomic window:
- a CDS encoding DUF924 family protein, whose protein sequence is MTSHTPATTPQHSTTATPTSVLEFWFGSDELQRDPPAHQRAHWFQRSDEFDAEILNRFGSAIDAALAGALGHWTDSTEGRLAMILVCDQFTRNVFRGTARAFAGDAVALEISQAMIRSNQQRQLALHQRAFVGMPLEHSELAEVQAQSVAYFDQLRHDFPADRPGVSEEAAKAAEDYYRFAVAHRRVIDQFGRYPHRNAALGRKNSAQEQEWLDNGGGF, encoded by the coding sequence ATGACTTCACACACCCCAGCCACCACGCCTCAACACAGCACCACCGCCACACCTACCTCGGTCCTCGAGTTCTGGTTTGGCAGTGACGAACTCCAGCGCGACCCGCCAGCACATCAGCGCGCACACTGGTTCCAGCGTAGTGACGAATTCGACGCCGAAATCCTCAACCGGTTTGGCAGTGCCATTGACGCCGCGCTAGCGGGCGCACTCGGGCACTGGACCGACTCCACCGAGGGCCGGCTGGCGATGATCCTCGTGTGCGACCAGTTCACCCGCAATGTGTTTCGCGGCACCGCCCGGGCATTTGCCGGCGATGCTGTAGCGCTGGAGATCAGCCAGGCCATGATCCGCAGCAACCAGCAACGCCAGTTAGCGCTGCATCAGCGCGCCTTTGTAGGAATGCCCCTGGAGCACTCCGAGCTGGCCGAGGTGCAGGCCCAGTCGGTGGCCTACTTCGACCAGTTGCGGCACGACTTCCCCGCGGACCGCCCCGGGGTGAGCGAGGAAGCGGCAAAAGCGGCCGAAGATTACTACCGCTTTGCCGTCGCGCACCGGCGGGTAATTGATCAATTTGGGCGCTACCCCCATCGAAATGCGGCACTCGGGCGGAAAAATTCTGCACAAGAACAGGAATGGCTGGATAATGGTGGCGGGTTTTAA
- a CDS encoding YebG family protein has translation MAVVAVWKCDRDGAMFDNKKDAEEHDKMLELAANITALIERNVDGVSEEACEEIGLMLAKRRDVLAKACKGKPEALLEEEQSDEQADSENVTPLAANQ, from the coding sequence ATGGCGGTAGTAGCGGTTTGGAAATGTGATAGAGACGGAGCCATGTTCGACAACAAGAAAGACGCCGAAGAACACGACAAGATGCTGGAACTGGCCGCCAACATTACCGCGCTGATTGAGCGCAATGTTGATGGTGTTTCCGAAGAAGCCTGTGAAGAAATCGGCCTGATGCTGGCCAAGCGCCGGGACGTACTGGCCAAGGCCTGCAAAGGCAAACCGGAAGCGCTGCTGGAAGAAGAGCAATCGGACGAGCAGGCAGACAGCGAAAACGTTACCCCGCTGGCAGCCAACCAGTAA
- a CDS encoding MAPEG family protein, with product MMSLQVTALYAGLCALLVIALAFKVVAFRRGKKVGLGTGGDKEGQIVVRTHANAIEYIPLALILMLIAEINGLSHLWLHCLGGALVLGRLLHAIGLIAGRGGYHPGRFIGTSLTWLVIIILAVINIAAAF from the coding sequence ATGATGAGTTTACAAGTGACGGCGCTCTATGCGGGCCTGTGTGCGCTGCTGGTGATCGCCCTGGCATTCAAGGTGGTGGCCTTTCGTCGCGGCAAGAAAGTGGGTCTGGGTACCGGTGGCGATAAAGAGGGGCAGATCGTTGTTCGCACCCATGCCAACGCGATTGAATATATTCCGCTGGCGCTGATTTTGATGCTGATTGCGGAGATCAATGGCCTTTCTCACCTGTGGCTGCATTGCCTGGGTGGGGCCCTGGTTCTGGGGCGGCTCCTGCACGCGATCGGCTTGATTGCCGGGCGGGGCGGCTATCATCCCGGCCGCTTTATTGGCACCTCACTGACCTGGCTGGTGATTATCATTCTGGCGGTAATCAATATCGCCGCTGCGTTCTAA
- a CDS encoding amidohydrolase family protein, which translates to MKMKQLLKMGVLASVFFTAPVALAETLLIKGAKVITLSDQGTLQIGDVLVKDGRIAQIADDLGTMTADLVIDGRGKVVTPGLIAPNSELGLTEIGAAASTNDGAIEDSSIGAGFNPVVAFNPHSTLIPFNRAGGVTRAVVVPNSQQKIFAGQGFGIKLTGDFDSVTDRALLQKIYYGEYGASLAGGSRARAYAQIQAALGQAKEYADNRDAVRRGEWRDLDFSIADLESLQPLLSGEQSLLVNANRASDILQLLALAKQFDLKLIIEGASEGWMVAEQLAAARVPVVIDAMSNTPTAFEKLGARLDNAALLQKAGVTVVIGGPGYAGTHNSYLSRQGAGNAVAYGLPFEEGVRAITANVAQVFGLEGGVLAPGGAAELVLWSGDPLEVTSFAELVVIDGKPQSLENRSTRLRDRYLHPGAGTGHGYKK; encoded by the coding sequence ATGAAAATGAAACAGTTGCTGAAGATGGGTGTGCTGGCCTCTGTATTTTTCACGGCGCCAGTGGCGTTGGCGGAAACACTGCTGATCAAGGGCGCAAAGGTCATCACTCTGAGTGATCAGGGCACCCTGCAAATCGGGGATGTACTGGTCAAAGATGGCCGCATTGCGCAGATTGCCGATGATCTCGGCACTATGACGGCAGACCTGGTGATTGATGGCCGCGGCAAAGTGGTCACCCCGGGCCTTATCGCACCGAATAGCGAACTGGGGCTTACGGAAATCGGGGCGGCGGCGTCGACCAATGATGGCGCGATTGAAGACAGCTCTATCGGTGCCGGTTTCAATCCGGTAGTCGCCTTCAACCCGCACTCCACGTTAATTCCGTTCAACCGCGCCGGTGGCGTTACGCGCGCCGTGGTGGTACCCAATAGCCAGCAGAAGATTTTTGCCGGTCAGGGTTTTGGCATAAAGCTCACCGGGGATTTTGACAGTGTGACGGATCGGGCACTGCTGCAAAAAATCTATTACGGTGAATACGGCGCTTCCCTGGCCGGCGGTAGCCGTGCGCGCGCATACGCGCAGATTCAGGCCGCGTTGGGACAGGCAAAGGAATACGCGGACAACCGCGATGCCGTTCGCCGCGGCGAGTGGCGAGACCTCGATTTCTCCATTGCCGATCTTGAGTCCCTGCAGCCGCTGCTCAGCGGCGAGCAATCTCTGCTGGTGAATGCCAACCGGGCTAGCGATATCCTGCAACTGCTGGCGCTGGCAAAGCAGTTCGATCTGAAGCTGATTATTGAGGGCGCTTCGGAAGGCTGGATGGTCGCGGAGCAACTGGCCGCCGCGCGGGTTCCGGTGGTCATTGACGCAATGAGCAATACGCCCACCGCGTTTGAGAAGCTCGGCGCGCGCCTGGATAACGCCGCACTGTTGCAAAAGGCGGGCGTGACCGTAGTAATTGGCGGACCCGGCTATGCCGGTACCCACAACAGCTACCTCTCGCGCCAGGGCGCCGGCAATGCCGTGGCGTACGGACTGCCTTTTGAAGAGGGCGTGCGTGCGATTACGGCAAATGTTGCCCAGGTGTTTGGCCTTGAGGGTGGTGTGCTGGCGCCGGGGGGTGCGGCGGAGTTGGTGCTGTGGAGCGGCGATCCACTGGAAGTGACCAGCTTTGCGGAGCTCGTTGTAATCGACGGAAAACCGCAATCTCTGGAAAACCGTTCAACGCGCTTGCGCGATCGGTATCTGCACCCCGGTGCCGGTACTGGACACGGCTACAAGAAGTAA
- a CDS encoding amidohydrolase yields the protein MRPTLDSNNVRQRLLAVAGSTVLAVALSACGGDKQDKSDGADFARQGAFPSTYKADETAPVLIRGATVLTGTGEQLNNTDVLLKDGKIAAIGEDLKAPKKGMVVEGAGKWVTPGIIDVHSHLGDYPAPAIESSQDGNEMTSPNTAEVWAEHSVWTQDPQFALALAGGVTTLQILPGSANLFGGRGVTLKNVPGRSVQDMKFPGAPYGLKMACGENPKRVYGGKGSAPSTRMGNVAGYRQAWIEASAYRDKWDNYEKNGGEEPDRNLQMETLAGVLNGDILVHNHCYRGEEMAIMMDVAEEFGFQISTFHHAVEAYKVADLLAENNVCAAMWADWWGFKHEAFDMTEANIAIVDQAKACALIHSDSAVGIQHLNEETAKAMVAGQRAGFHIEPRHAAVWMTLNPAKSLGIDDVTGSLEKGKMADVVVWSGNPFSVYSKAEKVFIDGNLMYDRDNPERQPHSDFELGILDAEGERLPEGGER from the coding sequence ATGCGGCCAACTCTGGATTCGAATAATGTGCGGCAACGTCTGTTGGCCGTGGCCGGCAGTACGGTACTGGCCGTGGCGCTCAGTGCGTGCGGCGGTGATAAACAGGACAAGTCAGACGGGGCCGATTTCGCGCGCCAGGGCGCATTCCCGTCGACCTATAAAGCCGACGAGACAGCCCCGGTTCTGATTCGCGGAGCGACCGTGTTAACTGGCACCGGTGAACAGCTGAACAATACGGATGTATTACTGAAAGACGGCAAGATTGCAGCCATCGGTGAAGACCTGAAGGCCCCCAAGAAGGGTATGGTGGTGGAGGGGGCCGGCAAATGGGTGACCCCGGGCATTATTGATGTCCACTCCCACCTTGGGGACTACCCCGCACCGGCGATTGAATCCTCCCAGGATGGTAACGAAATGACCTCGCCGAACACCGCCGAGGTGTGGGCAGAGCACTCCGTGTGGACACAGGATCCGCAGTTTGCGCTGGCCCTGGCGGGCGGCGTGACCACGCTGCAGATTCTTCCGGGCTCGGCCAACCTGTTTGGCGGCCGCGGTGTCACTCTGAAAAACGTACCCGGCCGCAGCGTGCAGGATATGAAATTCCCCGGCGCGCCCTATGGCCTGAAAATGGCCTGTGGCGAGAACCCCAAGCGGGTCTATGGCGGCAAGGGCAGTGCGCCCTCAACGCGCATGGGCAACGTGGCCGGTTATCGCCAGGCCTGGATTGAAGCCTCCGCCTATCGCGACAAGTGGGATAACTACGAGAAAAATGGCGGGGAAGAGCCGGACCGCAACCTGCAGATGGAGACCCTGGCAGGCGTGCTGAACGGCGATATCCTGGTACACAACCACTGCTACCGCGGTGAAGAAATGGCCATCATGATGGATGTGGCGGAGGAGTTCGGATTTCAGATTTCCACCTTCCACCACGCGGTAGAGGCGTACAAGGTCGCTGACTTGCTGGCAGAGAACAACGTTTGTGCAGCCATGTGGGCGGACTGGTGGGGCTTCAAGCACGAAGCGTTTGATATGACCGAAGCCAATATTGCCATTGTTGACCAGGCCAAGGCCTGCGCATTGATCCATTCGGATTCTGCGGTGGGTATCCAGCACCTCAACGAGGAAACTGCCAAGGCGATGGTGGCAGGCCAGCGCGCCGGTTTCCATATCGAGCCGCGCCACGCCGCGGTCTGGATGACCCTGAATCCGGCCAAGTCCCTCGGTATTGACGACGTCACCGGCAGCCTGGAAAAAGGCAAGATGGCGGACGTGGTGGTGTGGTCTGGCAATCCGTTCAGCGTCTACAGCAAAGCCGAAAAAGTTTTTATTGATGGCAATTTGATGTACGACCGCGATAACCCCGAACGACAGCCGCACAGTGATTTTGAGTTGGGGATTCTGGATGCCGAGGGTGAGCGTCTGCCAGAAGGAGGAGAGCGCTAA
- a CDS encoding YchJ family protein → MSTPATSASPPCHCCSGKPLAQCCGIYLSGQVYPNTAEALMRSRYSAFVTGNLPYLTKTWHPDTCPELNSDDLTTRWQGLEVVKSKQGLKKSIVEFRAWFTDGDTERALHEISLFKLHKKRWVYVEPLDKWP, encoded by the coding sequence ATGTCAACGCCCGCCACGTCTGCGTCCCCGCCCTGCCACTGTTGCTCCGGCAAGCCACTCGCGCAGTGTTGCGGGATTTACCTGAGCGGCCAAGTCTACCCCAATACTGCCGAGGCGCTGATGCGCAGCCGTTACAGTGCATTTGTGACCGGCAACCTGCCCTACCTGACAAAAACCTGGCACCCGGACACCTGCCCCGAGCTCAACAGCGACGATTTGACCACCCGGTGGCAAGGGCTCGAAGTGGTAAAAAGCAAACAGGGGCTGAAGAAGTCCATTGTCGAGTTTCGAGCCTGGTTTACCGATGGCGACACCGAGCGTGCGCTGCACGAAATTTCCCTGTTCAAGCTACACAAAAAACGCTGGGTCTATGTGGAACCGCTGGACAAGTGGCCGTAA
- the ppnN gene encoding nucleotide 5'-monophosphate nucleosidase PpnN → MSTDLVDAQVSPTGQFDILSKYEINKLARHSHGPHYQMFRNCALAVLNCGNYMDDGKELLEKYRDFDIAVVPTERSVKLEVKNAPASAFVDGKMIQGIAEHLFAVLRDIIYVNSEITGNPRYDLVSAQGVTDAVFHILRNAGTFDGDRTPRLVVCWGGHSISQEEYDYTKRVGYELALRHLDICTGCGPGAMKGPMKGATIGHAKQRYRHGQYLGITEPGIIAAEAPNPIVNELVIMPDIEKRLEAFVRTGHGIIVFPGGAGTAEEILYLLGILLHEENREQPFPVIFTGPASAADYFIRIDQFIGSTLGEAARSRYQIIIDDQQEVARQMAAGIQQVRQYRKETGDAYYYNWQLRVSTEFQRPFAPTHENMRGLALHQNQEPYLLAANLRRAFSGIVSGNVKDEGIRNVEKNGPYELCGDPALMQSMDSLLESFVKQQRMKLPGKTYTPCYRIVGE, encoded by the coding sequence ATGTCTACCGATCTCGTTGATGCACAGGTATCGCCTACCGGGCAGTTTGACATTCTGTCCAAATACGAAATTAACAAGCTGGCCCGGCACAGCCATGGCCCGCACTATCAAATGTTCCGCAACTGCGCCCTGGCAGTTCTCAACTGCGGAAACTACATGGACGACGGTAAAGAACTGCTGGAGAAATACCGGGATTTCGATATTGCCGTAGTACCCACCGAGCGCAGCGTCAAACTTGAAGTGAAAAATGCCCCGGCCTCGGCGTTTGTCGACGGCAAGATGATCCAGGGCATCGCCGAGCACCTGTTTGCGGTGCTGCGTGACATCATTTACGTGAACAGCGAAATTACCGGAAACCCGCGCTATGACCTGGTATCGGCCCAGGGGGTGACCGATGCGGTATTCCATATCCTGCGCAATGCCGGCACTTTTGATGGCGACCGCACCCCCAGGCTGGTGGTGTGCTGGGGCGGCCACTCGATTTCCCAGGAAGAATACGACTACACCAAGCGCGTGGGTTACGAGCTGGCGCTGCGCCACCTGGACATCTGTACCGGCTGCGGCCCCGGTGCCATGAAGGGGCCGATGAAAGGCGCCACCATCGGCCACGCCAAGCAGCGCTACCGCCACGGGCAATATCTCGGCATCACCGAGCCGGGCATCATTGCCGCGGAAGCCCCCAATCCGATCGTCAACGAACTGGTGATCATGCCGGATATCGAAAAGCGGCTCGAAGCCTTCGTGCGCACCGGCCACGGAATTATCGTGTTCCCGGGGGGCGCCGGCACGGCGGAAGAGATTCTGTATCTGCTGGGCATCCTGCTCCACGAAGAAAATCGCGAGCAGCCCTTCCCGGTCATCTTTACCGGCCCGGCCAGCGCCGCCGACTATTTCATCCGCATTGACCAGTTCATCGGTTCCACCCTGGGCGAAGCCGCCCGCTCGCGCTACCAGATCATCATCGATGACCAGCAGGAAGTGGCCCGGCAAATGGCTGCCGGTATCCAGCAGGTGCGCCAGTACCGCAAGGAAACCGGCGATGCCTATTACTACAACTGGCAGTTGAGAGTCTCCACCGAGTTCCAGCGGCCCTTTGCGCCCACCCATGAAAATATGCGCGGGCTCGCGCTGCACCAGAACCAGGAGCCCTATCTCCTAGCGGCCAACCTGCGCCGGGCGTTCTCCGGCATTGTTTCCGGCAATGTGAAGGATGAAGGCATTCGCAACGTAGAGAAAAACGGGCCTTACGAATTGTGCGGCGATCCGGCACTGATGCAGAGCATGGACAGCCTGCTGGAATCCTTCGTCAAACAGCAACGGATGAAGCTGCCGGGCAAGACCTACACACCCTGCTATCGCATTGTCGGCGAGTAG
- the gcvP gene encoding aminomethyl-transferring glycine dehydrogenase, whose translation MLQAKQTLRDLERRDEFTHRHIGPSQDDLARMLEALGHSSVDAFIDDVIPGGIRMPAALALPEGVPEHEALAELRALAETNQSFRSFIGQGYYGTRTPNVVLRNILENPAWYTAYTPYQPEISQGRLEALFNFQTMVSDLTGMDLANASMLDEATAAAEAMTLCQRMSKSKARAFFVDRDCLPQTIEVLQTRAEPLGIEVIVGDPATDLDATAVFGVLLQYPGVSGAVRDYRAVIDAVHAQRGLAVMAADILSLVMLTSPGELGADVAVGSTQRFGVPMGFGGPHAAYMATRASFKRSLPGRLVGQSIDANGKPAFRLALQTREQHIRREKATSNICTAQVLLAVMASMYAVYHGPQGLRTIAARVHYLTSVLALGLQELGCEVENETWFDTLSVRVNGGAARVHDAAKHKGINLRVIDGERVGISLDETATREEVEVLWSVFEAESRLNFESIETREAPVLPGNLLRSDALLSHEVFNRYHSETEMLRYLRTLADRDIALDRSMIPLGSCTMKLNATAEMLPVTWPEFANVHPLAPAEQVDGYSGMIDSLEAMLCEITGYDAISLQPNAGSQGEYAGLLAIRAYHASRGDAERDICLIPSSAHGTNPASAQMCGMRVVVVKCDEHGNVSLEDLRAKASEHAERLAAIMVTYPSTHGVFEEGIREIAEIVHRHGGQVYIDGANLNAMVGLCQPGKFGGDVSHLNLHKTFCIPHGGGGPGVGPVAVGAHLAEFLPGAVSAGSKGIAQANRHGAPVSAATAGSASILPITWMYIRMMGRDGLRKATELAIVNANYIAARLQDSYPILYRGSNGRVAHECIVDLRPLKETSGISVDDVAKRLIDYGFHAPTMSFPVAGTLMIEPTESESIEELDRFCDAMNQIREEIARVERGEWPLDSNPLVNAPHTAEVLAVEPWNHAYSRAEAVFPLDSLRQRKYWPPVGRVDNVYGDKNLICACPPMTDYAED comes from the coding sequence ATGCTGCAAGCAAAGCAAACCCTGCGCGACCTGGAGCGTCGCGACGAATTTACCCATCGCCATATCGGCCCCTCGCAGGACGATCTCGCGCGGATGCTGGAAGCGCTTGGGCATTCCAGTGTCGATGCGTTCATCGACGATGTGATTCCCGGTGGCATTCGCATGCCGGCGGCACTGGCGCTGCCCGAGGGTGTGCCCGAGCACGAGGCGCTGGCGGAGTTGCGTGCGCTGGCAGAGACCAACCAATCGTTCCGCTCCTTTATCGGCCAGGGCTATTACGGCACCCGCACTCCCAATGTAGTGCTGCGCAATATCCTCGAAAACCCGGCCTGGTACACCGCCTATACCCCGTACCAGCCCGAGATTTCCCAGGGCCGGCTGGAGGCGCTGTTTAACTTCCAGACCATGGTCAGTGACCTGACCGGTATGGATCTGGCCAATGCGTCGATGCTGGATGAAGCCACCGCGGCCGCCGAGGCGATGACCCTGTGCCAGCGTATGTCCAAGTCCAAAGCGCGGGCCTTTTTTGTCGATCGCGATTGCCTGCCGCAGACCATCGAGGTACTGCAGACCCGCGCGGAGCCGCTGGGTATTGAGGTGATTGTCGGGGACCCCGCCACAGACCTGGATGCGACTGCCGTGTTTGGTGTGCTGTTGCAGTACCCCGGGGTTAGTGGCGCCGTGCGGGATTACCGCGCAGTGATCGATGCGGTACATGCGCAGCGCGGCCTGGCGGTGATGGCCGCGGATATCCTGAGCCTGGTCATGCTGACCTCGCCGGGGGAGCTGGGGGCGGATGTCGCGGTCGGCTCCACCCAGCGTTTCGGTGTGCCCATGGGCTTTGGTGGCCCGCACGCGGCCTATATGGCAACCCGTGCGTCCTTCAAACGCTCCTTGCCGGGGCGTCTGGTCGGCCAGTCGATCGATGCCAATGGCAAGCCCGCGTTCCGGCTGGCCCTGCAGACCCGCGAGCAGCATATCCGTCGGGAAAAGGCCACCTCCAATATCTGTACCGCGCAGGTCTTGCTGGCGGTCATGGCGTCGATGTATGCGGTGTATCACGGTCCCCAGGGGCTGCGTACCATCGCCGCGCGGGTGCATTACCTCACCAGCGTGCTGGCCCTTGGCTTGCAGGAGCTGGGCTGCGAGGTGGAGAACGAGACCTGGTTTGACACCCTGAGCGTGCGCGTAAACGGCGGTGCCGCCAGGGTGCACGATGCGGCGAAGCACAAGGGGATAAACCTGCGGGTGATCGACGGCGAACGGGTGGGGATCTCCCTCGACGAAACCGCGACCCGCGAAGAGGTGGAAGTGCTGTGGTCGGTGTTTGAGGCAGAAAGCCGCTTGAACTTCGAGAGCATTGAAACCCGTGAAGCGCCGGTGTTGCCGGGCAACCTGCTGCGCAGCGACGCGCTGCTCAGTCACGAGGTGTTCAACCGCTACCATTCCGAGACCGAAATGCTGCGCTACCTGCGCACTCTGGCGGACCGGGACATCGCCCTCGATCGCTCGATGATTCCGCTGGGCTCCTGCACCATGAAGCTCAACGCCACCGCGGAAATGCTGCCGGTGACCTGGCCGGAATTTGCCAACGTGCACCCGCTGGCGCCGGCAGAGCAGGTGGATGGCTACAGCGGAATGATAGACAGCCTGGAAGCCATGCTGTGCGAAATCACCGGCTACGATGCCATTTCCCTGCAGCCCAATGCGGGTTCCCAGGGCGAGTACGCCGGGCTGCTGGCAATCCGCGCCTATCATGCCAGCCGCGGTGACGCGGAGCGCGATATCTGCCTGATACCCAGCTCCGCCCACGGCACCAACCCCGCCTCTGCACAGATGTGCGGTATGCGTGTGGTGGTGGTGAAGTGCGATGAGCACGGGAATGTCAGCCTGGAAGACCTGCGCGCGAAAGCCAGCGAGCACGCCGAGCGGCTGGCGGCGATCATGGTGACCTATCCCTCTACCCACGGGGTATTCGAGGAAGGTATTCGTGAGATTGCCGAGATCGTGCACCGTCACGGCGGCCAGGTGTATATCGATGGTGCCAACCTCAATGCCATGGTGGGCCTGTGCCAGCCGGGCAAATTTGGCGGGGACGTCTCCCACCTGAACCTGCACAAAACCTTCTGTATTCCCCACGGTGGCGGCGGCCCCGGTGTGGGGCCAGTGGCGGTGGGTGCGCATCTGGCGGAATTCCTGCCCGGTGCGGTGTCTGCCGGCAGTAAAGGCATTGCCCAGGCCAATCGCCATGGTGCGCCGGTATCGGCGGCCACCGCCGGCAGCGCCAGCATTCTGCCGATTACCTGGATGTATATCCGCATGATGGGCCGCGATGGATTGCGCAAGGCTACCGAACTGGCCATCGTCAATGCCAACTACATTGCGGCACGCCTGCAGGATAGCTATCCGATTCTGTATCGCGGTAGCAACGGCCGCGTAGCCCACGAGTGCATTGTGGACCTGCGGCCGCTGAAGGAAACCAGCGGTATTTCTGTCGACGACGTGGCCAAGCGCCTGATCGACTACGGTTTCCACGCGCCCACCATGTCTTTCCCGGTGGCCGGCACCTTGATGATCGAGCCCACGGAAAGTGAATCGATCGAGGAGCTGGACCGTTTTTGCGATGCGATGAACCAGATTCGCGAGGAGATTGCCCGGGTCGAGCGGGGTGAGTGGCCGCTGGACAGCAATCCGCTGGTCAATGCCCCGCATACGGCGGAAGTGCTGGCGGTGGAGCCGTGGAATCACGCCTACAGCCGGGCCGAGGCGGTGTTTCCGCTGGACAGCCTGCGCCAGAGAAAGTACTGGCCGCCGGTAGGCCGGGTGGACAATGTGTACGGGGATAAAAACCTGATTTGTGCCTGCCCGCCGATGACGGATTACGCAGAAGACTGA
- the gcvH gene encoding glycine cleavage system protein GcvH has product MSNVKYTESHEWFSVEGDEVTVGITDFAQSQLGDVVFVELPEEGAELAAGDEVAVIESVKAAGDISLPFAATVVAVNGALPDEPELVNSDPMGEGWFMRVRPQNPAELEALLSADAYAALVDGE; this is encoded by the coding sequence ATGAGCAATGTGAAATATACCGAAAGCCACGAGTGGTTCTCTGTGGAAGGCGACGAAGTGACCGTCGGCATTACCGATTTTGCCCAGTCGCAGCTGGGGGATGTGGTGTTTGTGGAACTGCCGGAAGAGGGCGCTGAGCTGGCCGCCGGTGATGAAGTGGCGGTGATCGAGTCAGTAAAAGCGGCGGGCGATATCTCCCTGCCGTTCGCGGCCACGGTGGTCGCGGTCAACGGTGCGCTGCCGGATGAACCGGAACTGGTCAACAGCGACCCCATGGGCGAGGGCTGGTTTATGCGTGTACGACCGCAAAACCCGGCGGAGCTGGAGGCGCTGCTGAGTGCGGATGCCTACGCCGCGCTGGTCGACGGCGAATAA
- the gcvT gene encoding glycine cleavage system aminomethyltransferase GcvT encodes MNNEVRKTPLYALHEELGGKMVPFAGYAMPIQYRTGIVQEHLHTREAVGVFDVSHMGQLVVRGSDAASALEKLLPIDVQGLAINQQCYAVMTSETGGILDDLIITRWAENEFFLVVNAATAAADIAHLQQHLRGCDIRVLGQQALLAVQGPMAGELIGELAPATCALTFMRGARVELFGEDCYVTRSGYTGEDGFEISVAASAVERVARNLLDDGRVQMIGLGARDTLRLEAGLCLYGNDMDRDTTPVEASLLWSIAKSRRADGAKAGGFLGADVVLAQIAEGVARKRVGFSVQGKIPVRAGADLIDEAGNVVGKVTSGGYGPTLGAAVGMAYVDRGYEKIGTSLQALVRGKSIPIAVAKTPFVPQRYYRG; translated from the coding sequence ATGAATAATGAAGTACGCAAGACGCCACTGTACGCACTGCACGAGGAACTCGGCGGAAAAATGGTGCCGTTCGCCGGTTACGCCATGCCCATTCAGTACCGTACCGGCATCGTTCAGGAGCATCTGCACACCCGCGAAGCGGTGGGCGTGTTTGATGTTTCCCACATGGGGCAGCTGGTGGTGCGCGGCAGCGATGCGGCGAGCGCGCTGGAAAAGCTGTTGCCCATCGACGTACAGGGGCTGGCGATCAATCAGCAGTGCTACGCGGTGATGACGTCGGAAACCGGCGGCATTCTCGATGACCTGATTATTACCCGCTGGGCAGAGAACGAATTTTTCCTGGTGGTGAATGCCGCAACCGCCGCGGCGGATATCGCGCATTTGCAGCAGCACCTGCGCGGCTGTGATATCCGCGTGCTCGGCCAGCAGGCATTGCTGGCGGTTCAGGGCCCCATGGCCGGTGAACTGATCGGCGAGCTGGCACCCGCAACCTGTGCGCTGACGTTTATGCGCGGTGCGCGTGTCGAGCTGTTTGGCGAAGACTGCTATGTGACCCGCTCCGGTTACACCGGTGAAGACGGGTTTGAAATTTCCGTGGCGGCCAGTGCGGTGGAGAGGGTGGCCCGCAACCTGCTGGACGATGGCCGCGTGCAGATGATCGGCCTCGGTGCCCGCGACACCCTGCGCCTGGAAGCCGGATTGTGTCTGTACGGCAACGATATGGACCGCGACACAACCCCGGTGGAAGCCAGCCTGCTGTGGAGCATTGCCAAGTCGCGCCGCGCCGACGGCGCCAAGGCCGGCGGATTCCTCGGTGCCGATGTGGTACTCGCGCAGATCGCCGAGGGTGTGGCGCGCAAGCGCGTGGGCTTCTCGGTGCAGGGCAAGATTCCGGTGCGCGCCGGCGCCGACCTGATCGATGAGGCCGGCAATGTTGTGGGCAAGGTCACCAGTGGCGGTTACGGACCCACCCTGGGCGCCGCGGTTGGCATGGCCTATGTGGATCGCGGCTACGAAAAAATCGGCACCAGCCTGCAGGCCCTGGTGCGCGGCAAGAGCATCCCCATCGCCGTGGCCAAGACCCCCTTTGTCCCCCAGCGTTATTACCGCGGTTAA